The genomic segment TGTAAAGGTGCAGAAATATACTCCTGCAGAAAGGGGTCTCCCGCTGTCATCTGTGCCATTCCAGATCACTGAATAATCACCTGCGGACTGATGATCGCTGAACAGATCTCTAACACGGTGCCCGCTGATGTCAAAGACCGTCAGCTGAACGGAACAGGCTCCTGAAAGCTCATAATGAATTTCGGTTTGTTCTACAAAGGGGTTCGGGTAGCTGTACAGAAGGAAAGTCTCAGGTGAAATTTCTGTATCCCCTATCGATGTCTCGTAAATTGTGATATCGAGTGTTGTCTCGGTTCCATAAAGTATCTCAACATCTTCGAACAGCTGGTTTTCATACCCTTCCAGGGAAACCGATACATCGTAGGATCCCGGATCCAGATTCAAACCGTAATATCCGCTTTCATCGGGGCTCACCGATGCCCCGTCAGCCTCTATCAGAACATCCTGTAGATCTCCGGAGCCGCTGAACAGGGTTACCGAACCAAGCAGATGGCTGGGAAGTATTCCTTCTATCATCTCGATTGTGTCGATGATCATATTTGAAATATCAACTACATTCAGAATAAGAGTATCCTGTTCGATCTGGATTTCACAGAAGTGATTAACCTTCTTTGTCAGCATAACATTGGGATAACCTGAATAGGGTGGATAGAGAGGGGCGCCTCCACCACCGACCGTCAGATGAAACACTCCATTTCTGCAGGCTTTTGCATAGTAATGGTTGTGTCCTCCGAACACTATTTGCACTCCGTACTGCTCGCAGAGAGGCTGCAGTAATTCCTGCACATCGCTGTTGTTCTCCTGATGTCCAGAGGATCCTCCCGTCATGGATAATTCATATGCATACTGCAATTCTGGAATCATTACAGCATAATACACCTTTGAATTTGAACGGATGAACCAGACTGCAGACGGTACAGATAGATTCCCGGACAACAGTCTTCAGCGTTGAATACCACCGTATGATAGCCTTTCTGGAGTTCTCCATCCAGAAGGGTCTCAACCAATCGTCCGGACAGATCGAACACCTGAAGAACAGTTCGACCCGGCTCCATCAGCTGGAAGCAGAATGTTGTCGAACCCGAAAATGGATTCGGGAATGCCGGTTCAAGTAAAACACCGGCCTGCAGTTCAGAGGCTATCTCTATCCCTGTCATAGCTTCGCCAAGGAAAAGGAACTCCTGAATGAATCGATGTATATTCATTTGATGTGTTGTACTTTCAAGGCTCTGAAAGACATGGTCTATCCCAAGTGCCGCAAGTGTATCCGAATAGCTGCAATTGCATGCGTAAACGCCTGCCCACTCATCATTTATACCACAGTCAATGAATATATCCAAACCAATTGGCGGGGATATTTCCTTGACCATATGCGCGGGATTGAACAGCTCCCACAGAGCATATACGGAATCAATTATCATCCCGTTTTCATCAAGGACGAAATCCACTGAATCGGGAGCATTGAGATTTGGAGAGTAACCTCCAGCTGATAGAAACAAAGCATCCGTGTAGGAGCCATTTCCCCAGTCGTATGTGTAAGGCGGCTCCGATTCAGGGCATTCTTCCAGAACTTCAGTTACAAACAAGGGCAATGCGACCTGCAAATCCTGAAATCCGGCATGTGAAGCAACCGCCTTGTAGCGGTCAGTATGTTCCAGAGCGATTCGCATGGAACCTCCGGCGCCCATGGAATGTCCTGCGATACATCGGTACTCCGGATCTGAAACAACACAGAAAGAACTTTCAATGAAGTTCACAAGATCATATACAACAAAATCCTCGTAATCTCCATAGAGTTCTGAGTTCACCCACATACAGCCATT from the Candidatus Aegiribacteria sp. genome contains:
- a CDS encoding T9SS type A sorting domain-containing protein: MKVFSCAFGLFLIIPVIAFADGTWSDTSFVPPSLGFERWMRIYLPEGYDPGGSIDYPVIYWLHAWGATYTQDSWSTKFALDSLISSQQIQPVIVVKPDGWCQPYNGCMWVNSELYGDYEDFVVYDLVNFIESSFCVVSDPEYRCIAGHSMGAGGSMRIALEHTDRYKAVASHAGFQDLQVALPLFVTEVLEECPESEPPYTYDWGNGSYTDALFLSAGGYSPNLNAPDSVDFVLDENGMIIDSVYALWELFNPAHMVKEISPPIGLDIFIDCGINDEWAGVYACNCSYSDTLAALGIDHVFQSLESTTHQMNIHRFIQEFLFLGEAMTGIEIASELQAGVLLEPAFPNPFSGSTTFCFQLMEPGRTVLQVFDLSGRLVETLLDGELQKGYHTVVFNAEDCCPGIYLYRLQSGSSVQIQRCIML
- a CDS encoding carboxypeptidase regulatory-like domain-containing protein, yielding MIPELQYAYELSMTGGSSGHQENNSDVQELLQPLCEQYGVQIVFGGHNHYYAKACRNGVFHLTVGGGGAPLYPPYSGYPNVMLTKKVNHFCEIQIEQDTLILNVVDISNMIIDTIEMIEGILPSHLLGSVTLFSGSGDLQDVLIEADGASVSPDESGYYGLNLDPGSYDVSVSLEGYENQLFEDVEILYGTETTLDITIYETSIGDTEISPETFLLYSYPNPFVEQTEIHYELSGACSVQLTVFDISGHRVRDLFSDHQSAGDYSVIWNGTDDSGRPLSAGVYFCTFT